The window GTGTTCGAAAACCTCTTTAATATGCTCGAACTCTCCTAGTGGCAAATATTCTATAAATCTAAAACCACAAAGCAGGTAAGATTCAGCCACTAGTCTAGTGTAATCCACTAAGAATTTGAGAGTGATTTGTATACTTAAATACAGGGCCGGCCCTGGGAATTTAGGGGCCCTGTGCAAGATTTAGATGGAGGCCCTTCATTTTTTAATACtgtattttctttgttattttttttcaatttgtatctataaaatttaaatactaCAAATTAGAGCACCACTTTGGGTGGACAAGAGTGTTTCTTGTCTTGAAAGGTCTTCAATTCAAAATATGTTGCATGATTTTTTGTGTAAAACTTATtaagtttttaagttaataaatttgcaaaacttaaaaataGCAAAATAGTTCTGCAAGGATGCGAACCCAGGCCATGTACAAGGGGATTGAAGGCCTATACCACTAGCGCTGGTGTGGTGATTATTATTATCTTGCACATTTAAGTATATAATAGATATATGTTTGCATGTAAAAAAACTTTGGGGGCCCTTCTGAATCGGAAGCCCTGTGCAGTGGCACCTTTTACACACCTTCAAGACTGGCTCTGCTTAAATATAAATACTATAatcataaatattaaaaatatataattattctGGTCATGAGATTCTGGACTGCGATCAAGCTTAGGATCAGAGAAAAGTGGGTGCATATGCAGATACTTGCAGATAAGTTGGCTTCCCAGCACTCCACTCCAGTCCAATACTTGAGCAGTGCCCGTGAAGAGCTGGCCATTGCTCAAGTCACGGGTATACATAATGCAGTGCATATGCCATAAAAATACATGCAAGTTGTGACGACAAGGTACTATATATAAAATTATGGACCCCAATCAAACACATCATAATCAGCCAAATATCCCCATGATTAagttgttttctttacttttctAATTGGTGGTCTTATAACAAACCCATTTGTTTTTCTACTCCACCAAAGCACTAACCGCCGAACATGACCTCACCATTACCACTTTCATTTTGGGATACCAAATTTCTCACATGAACCTTTACATGGAATGAACTGGTGTTTAAACAGCTAAACTAAGACTGTCAAAATTCAATCATTCAATGGACTGCCGGTAAATTGAGATTATTAAAATCCAGTCACGCAATGCACTCTTGTATCACATAAGCCATGCGCTATAGAATTTTCAAAGGAATTATGAGAGAGGAAAAGATTGTTTGATATTGAAGTATCAATAATTTggtaaattattaatatttgatTACTCTTTTTTTGTCAATACTATTCTATAATCTCATTCGAAAAAACATTGACCAAATGTATACAATGTTTCAAGTTCGTAGGATTAGGGAACCACAACACGTGTGAGTCACGCACTTACACGTCACGTGAGCAATTATCGTCAGCATTTCTCAAACAAATGGAGGAAGTAGTGCACTACTTTTTACCGTGTGCGGTTATAATACCGCTAGTGTTTTAGGGTTCTCTCCATTCTCAGGTCTATAACAAGGTGGGGGCTGAAGTGAACCAACTTTGAGGGAGAAGACGATGAATCTCATCCACAAATAACAAGGAAAAAAATGAGAACGCTTTCTATAGTGCGCACTGGCATTCAGTTTATAGTGAGTGTGTTCGGCATCGTCACCATCATTAGGTTATcataataatatattttagAACCCCCCATATTGGCCTTTCTTCAACTTCCAGTTTTAGAAGTCTATGAAGCAAATGTGCTTCAACTTTTTATATATGGATGCAAACTAATCACGTGAACAATGATGACCTCAAACAACTAAAACGGAGCACAATCATATtctatttagggtttttatcacaaattgttcctgaaattaaaaatcaattaatgtattttttaaaaatagatATCGCAAATTAATGTGGTCATTCCATCACAATTATGttaaaaaatctgttaagtgctgatgtggcacataaatgggtcccataagtcctttttttttatcacaaatgatccttgaaattgactCGCGACATCAAAAttgtccttgaaattgaaaatcgatcaatttAGTCTCGCAATTAAGTGTcccaaatcaatgtagtcattctgtcacaattttgtcaaatattttgttatgtgctgatatgacacataaatggatcacacaagtctaattaaactaaaaaaaaattacaaataggtttaataatttaatagttaataaaaagtTGTGAACTCAAAAACTCAATCATGCAATCACCTCCGATCACAGTCAACATTCCTCTACCTCTTTTGCTatctattctctaaaaaaaatcgCAATACACCCATCTTTACACACTTCGACACCTTTCACCGAATTGAACCTGGATCGAGATCACCTTTGGTGACGGCTTGGCTGATTGACAATGACTTCTAGAACATCGTCGTTAACATTTAGGCgatcaacatcctcacaaccttaatcttggagagcttgttTGGCTGTTCCCTGGTGGTTTGGTGACTCAAAGAACATCGAGGTCtgccttgagataatgaggttataatCGAGGTGCGtctattgttggttgaaaactatttccaaaCCCTCTTAGGCTTTGGTTAAACCTTGtgcctttgagaatttatggaagGGATCTCTCTTCGGAGTAGGTcctactataagaaaaaaattctattgtgcaaaaaggtatttagacaacttttttaattaattattaaacccacatcaacacataacaaaaaaaatttacataattGTGGCGGAAGGATCATATTGATTTACGACACCTATTTTTAAGGATTACATACATCAATttttagggaccatcttgatagttcaagtcaatttcagggaccatctttATGGTGTGAGTTAATTTCTAAGACCATTTGTGATTAAAAATCCATAAATCTTATGTGACCCATTTAggaatttttaacaaaattatgACAGAataattacattgatttgtgacatCTATTTTCAGGAATTACATTGATTGACTTTCAATTTTAGAAGACCATCCTTGATGGTAAGAATGAATTTTAGGGTGAAAAGGTGACTAACTTTATCATctctattttttatatattgacATTGTAACGCATTCTCAAAGAATCatgctttttgggtgaaaaggtGACTAACTTTATCATCTCCATCCATTTTGCTCTGCAGATCAAACTAAAaacaatagaaaataaatacaGTACACAACAAACTGCAGActctatatatacacatacttCATTTCGCAAGAAACTAAACTACAGACGACAAAGTTTGAATAACCACCATTTTTTTAGTACCATGAGGAGGACTCCCATGAATACTCAGGTAATTAATCACTCTTCCATTAATTCTACAAATTATTTTTATCCACCAAATTTTTGCTCTATattgtttttcttcctttttgttGCGCGTTCCTCATATTGTTGAATTTACAATATTGGCTCTCATTGTTTTCGATttcatccaaaaataaaaataataaaataacaacaaaaattactgaaattccatcatttttttttcaatgttgCAGTCATCTGAGATGGTGATGGCAGTAGTATTTGTTGTTTTATTGGCCACAACAAAAGGAGTTGAAAGCCGCAAGGCTCGGAGGGAGAATGCAGGAGGAGAATACTTCGAGTACTGCGCCATAAGTTGCAGAGCCAAAAGTGCTTCTCTGACAGATTATGGAGGAGTTGGCGATGGAACGACATCAAACACTAAGGCTTTTCAAGAAGCAATCACTCATCTGAGTCAGTACAAGTCAGAAGGCGGGTCACAACTCGTTGTCCCTCCTGGTAAATGGTTAACTGGCAGCTTCAACCTCACCAGCCATTTCACGCTTTATCTCCATAAGGATGCAGTTCTTCTTGCTTCTCAGGTAATTACACAAATTTTCCcctaaaagtttttttttttttttcccttataACTGTGCTTACCAACGCATgcgaaataaataaaaaggaacaTATGTGGGTCAATATGTAAACATTAggaattgtatatatatatttttttaacaaacaatattatctacctAAGGGGCATTTGTTAGGCttagcctaaaaataaagtaacaataatatagttcaaattcgcctaACATTAGGAATTGTATTGAAAGAAAGAGCAATTGATCTCGTTCCCATTTCTTCTCTCGGTTTATTACAGTGTTCCAATTTATAACTTCTCTCATTTCAAGTAAGTAAGCATGTCgttaatattatttaaaatgAAGTCTAGTAAAATAAACTAAATTCAAACGGGTGGAAGAAAAAGGCATTCTTGTTGTAAATCACAATCCTTTGTGGTTCTGAAAATTAGTTTTACATCTGTTATTATGTGGGAAAAAGTAAAATAGAACAAGAAAAACAGAGCAAATCCGTGGCAGGCATGCAGGGCGAATGTGGTGAGAGGAAGAGAgtcaaagcccaaaataaccTTCAGATTTTTATAAGATTTTTGTGAAGACTTCAGGCAACAGCTATTCACACGTTCGAGTTTGTTGTGCTATTCACACTTTTATTCCGTCGTCCTGCATTTTAAGCACAACATTTTATTGTCATTGGGTAGTGATTTTATTTTGCACAACCATTATATCCTTTTGCACTCATACTTTTGTTTCAatcgtttgatttattcatctTTAAGCCTATAAAAGAGGGGGAGGAGTGCCGAgtgcatacaacaacaacaacaaagccttttcccactaagtgggggaGGAGTGCCGAGTGCATggggagaaaaaaagaaagtacGAAAGTCTCTTCTCTTATTTAAAACCCGCTCATAGAAAACGTGCAAGATGAGATCCTGAGAGTGAGGACACATTGCATTTTGTGTATCATCATTTTTGTGTCACACATAATATGGTCTAGGCATTCCAAGGCTTTCAGATTTGACAATATGATAATGTTTTGTCTGGGCTTCATATCTTGTATCTTCACAATTGTCTTAGGACGAGAGCGAATGGCCGGTGATTGAACCCCTTCCGTCGTACGGCCGAGGAAGGGACAACACAGATGGTGGAAGATTCATCAGTCTGATATTTGGAACCAATCTCACTGACGTTGTAATAACAGGTAAAACAACCACgaaatttaatcaaattatGAATACTGTACAGAAAGTTGTTGAACATTTTGATACCAGGTGACAATGGCACCATCGATGGCCAAGGTGAAGTATGGTGGCAGAAATTCAAAAAGGGACAGTTAAATTACACGCGACCGTACCTGATCGAAATCATGTACTCCGAAAACATCCAGATTTCCAACCTCACTTTGGTTAATTCTCCTTCATGGAATGTTCATCCCATTTACAGCAGGTTTTTTCCTCCATCTCTCcaaatttttattctttttgttaatgtttcatgTGGTAAGAACTGGTGAAAGAAGTGAAAAGCACCTTTTTAAAGATTTTTCTAATCAAAGAAGTTGAAAATGCAGCAATGTTCTTGTTCAAGGCATTACAATTCTTGCACCAGTGACATCTCCAAACACAGATGGGATCAACCCCGGTAAGCACTTTTCTTAAAAGCAAAATTTTGTTACACTACTATAAGTGCTTATGAAGTTGCCATTGTTTTTGTGCAGATTCTTGCACAAATACTCGAATTGAGGACTGCTACATTGTCTCTGGGGATGATTGCATAGCAGTAAAGAGCGGTTGGGATGAGTATGGAATTGCTTTCGGGATGCCTACGAAACAGCTCGTGATCAGACGGCTGACATGCATTTCTCCATTCAGTGCAGTGATTGCACTTGGGAGCGAGATGTCAGGTGGAATCCAAGATGTGAGGGCGGAGGATATTTTTGCCATTGACTCGGAATCAGGAGTTCGAATCAAAACTGCTGTGGGAAGAGGAGGGTTTGTGAAAGACATATACGTGAGAGGGATGACTATGAAAACAATGAAATGGGCGTTTTGGATGACAGGAAACTACGGATCCCATGCAGATAATGGCTACGATCCGAATGCCCTTCCTGCGATTCAGAATATAAATTATCATGACATGGTTGCTGAGAATGTGACAATGGCAGCTAAGTTGGAGGGGATTCCTGGCGATCCGTTTACGGGGATATGCATATCGAACGTTACGATTACACTGGCAAAGAAGGCGAAGAAATTACCGTGGAATTGCACTGATATTGCTGGGATTTCAAGCGGCGTGGTTCCTCGGCCATGTGAGGCTCTGGCAGACCAGGGTCCAGGCAATGTTACAGCGTGCAATTTTCCAGAAGAGGGCCTGCCAATTGATAATGTTCAAGTTCAGGTGTGCTCTTACAGGAGGGAGCACTGGTGATAAATTGAAATATCATATTCCCTACCAGGGAATCTGTTTCTTATGAAGATTGATGGATTATATTACAAAACTATATTAAACGTTTAAATCGAAAAGTTGGATCGATTACTTGGTGTGCAAGGCATGGTTTACTTTTAGGAACCCTAGAGAATGAAGGGAAGTGATTTTAACACTCCCCTTTCTCCCCTGCACTCATTATATTAAACGTTTGAATCGAAAAGTTGGATTGCTTACTTGATGTGCAAGGCATGCCATACTTTTAGGAACCCTGGAGAATGAAGGGAAGCGAGACAACAATAAGGGGAGAAGTGTAGAAAGAGAACACGAGAGTGAAAAGCATCACCCTAattactggtttggtactgaggtgcttttataaaaagtgggtataaaaaaatgttgagctcaaaaaggtatttggtaaacacttaaaaatagtttattttcacaattttgggtgagaaaaagttgaaaacgtgaagcaacaaaaatgagcttattctcacagcacagcagaaacagttttttttcaaagcaccttttttcaaagcacaacaataccaaaccagccctaaatttATCGCCCAGTAATCTATTCATGCAAGTTTTACCTTAGCAATCTGTGCATCAAGCACCCGGAAGTGAAGCGTTGTAAAGGGAAATGCCGATGCATAGCAGCTAAACCTGCGTCAATTTCTCAAAACTAGGTGCAACCGAACCATCATCACAGTAAACAGAATAACAAATCCAGGAAAGAAGCAATAATCTAAAATGTGCAAGATCTGAACAAGATGAAACACGAAACAGCTCTTCAAATCTTTTGATTTTATATGATTagtgaaaagaaagaaatttcaTATCCCAATTCCAAATCAATACAACATTTAGAATCTTTCCGCCAAGCTCGAAATTGTTTTCAACCTCAGTTCAATACTGCTTTAGAGTCTTCACTGATATTCATAGGACACTAATTCCCTCGAGTATTTAAGCTCCTTGCACATAACTTGACCCTAAGTTATAAGCGAAAGTTCTCCGGAGCTAGTCCTCTTAGGGAAAATGGTGATTGATTATACATTGTTAAAAGATGGTAAGTTCTTCATAATACATATATCTACAGCCCTAGCCGACATGTTCCTTTAATGGGTTGGGTCTGGATTGAACTTCACTGCTTCTTGCCAGATGAGCTCTTTGATGTGCTCTTCGGTGCATAATGGTTGCTCAAAATCAAAATGGAAAGGCCTTGCGCAGATGGGCTCATCATTGTTGTCGTGAAGGGACGACAAGTATGGGTGACAAAGTGCCTCGTCAACTGCAGACAGATATAGACCTATAAGTCAGGAAAATTGTGGACTAAATGAAATCCTTTACTTTGAAAATTTGGACTCATTTCCCATACCAGTAATGCGTCTACTAGGATCGAACACAAGCATTTTTTCCAGCAAATCCACAGCCCCAGGAGACATGTTAGGGAATCTAGCAGCAAAGTGTTGCCTCCGGAATTGTGGAAGCTGTTTTGCATATCTTCGGGCATTATCACTTCGAAGAAATCCGAGGCTTGCATCATCAGGTgaacctatcaactttacacagatACAATAGAAACACACTATGTTTCATTTACATCATACAAGCATGAATATAGAAAGACTGtcgaataaaaaataaaaaaggagaaCGAAGCATTATTCCGAAAGAAAATGATAGGATAGAAGAGTGATATGAACCCAAAAGCATGTCATATTGTTACGACCATGTACAATTTGCATGACAATATTTGGAACATATCACAAATCTATCTTTTTCCTATTATATCCagctaatctaacaaatttcAACCGCAGATCAAAACTTGAAAGCATGCTTAACTAGCGTTTAAGTTCATTTGGAAGTTCCACTAGTACCTCTGTAATAAGCCTCAGCTGATGGACATAATCTTTCCCAGGAAACAAAGGTTCTCTCGTCATGATTTCACCAAGTATGCAACCAACAGACCAGATATCAATTGCAGCAGTGTACTCTGAACAATTAAGTAGCAACTCTGGTGCTCGGTACCAACGAGTGACAACATACTCGGTCATGAAATCTGTCTCAGATGTTGTTCTTGCTAGTCCAAAATCTCCAATTTTAAGGTCACAGTTAGCATTCAGAAGCAGATTACTAGGCTTCAGATCACGGTGCAAGACGTTTGCCGAGTGCACATATTTTAGTCCTCGTAACAGCTGATACAGAAAGTACTGCACACGATTCACAAAACATTAATCCCATGTATGACTTTGAACCCCAAAAAGCAAACAGTCCAGATCGCAATACCATACTACGATACTAAACAATGTCCAAAACAGAGAGTCGCATTTGATaatgcgtacgcacctcaagtagggttggatacgagttcg is drawn from Malus domestica chromosome 14, GDT2T_hap1 and contains these coding sequences:
- the LOC114821105 gene encoding probable polygalacturonase — protein: MRRTPMNTQSSEMVMAVVFVVLLATTKGVESRKARRENAGGEYFEYCAISCRAKSASLTDYGGVGDGTTSNTKAFQEAITHLSQYKSEGGSQLVVPPGKWLTGSFNLTSHFTLYLHKDAVLLASQDESEWPVIEPLPSYGRGRDNTDGGRFISLIFGTNLTDVVITGDNGTIDGQGEVWWQKFKKGQLNYTRPYLIEIMYSENIQISNLTLVNSPSWNVHPIYSSNVLVQGITILAPVTSPNTDGINPDSCTNTRIEDCYIVSGDDCIAVKSGWDEYGIAFGMPTKQLVIRRLTCISPFSAVIALGSEMSGGIQDVRAEDIFAIDSESGVRIKTAVGRGGFVKDIYVRGMTMKTMKWAFWMTGNYGSHADNGYDPNALPAIQNINYHDMVAENVTMAAKLEGIPGDPFTGICISNVTITLAKKAKKLPWNCTDIAGISSGVVPRPCEALADQGPGNVTACNFPEEGLPIDNVQVQVCSYRREHW
- the LOC114821175 gene encoding mitogen-activated protein kinase homolog MMK2-like, which encodes MAAKESSSAAAAASSDGKIKRVLTHGGRYAQYNVFGNLFEVSSKYVPPIRPIGRGSYGIVCAAVNSETHEEVAIKKIGNAFDNIIDAKRTLREIKLLRHMDHENVISIKDIVRPPKTETFNDVYIVYELMDTDLHQIIRSDQPLTDDHCQYFLYQLLRGLKYVHSANVLHRDLKPSNLLLNANCDLKIGDFGLARTTSETDFMTEYVVTRWYRAPELLLNCSEYTAAIDIWSVGCILGEIMTREPLFPGKDYVHQLRLITELIGSPDDASLGFLRSDNARRYAKQLPQFRRQHFAARFPNMSPGAVDLLEKMLVFDPSRRITVDEALCHPYLSSLHDNNDEPICARPFHFDFEQPLCTEEHIKELIWQEAVKFNPDPTH